One Periophthalmus magnuspinnatus isolate fPerMag1 chromosome 4, fPerMag1.2.pri, whole genome shotgun sequence genomic window, TAAAGTAGAGGACAGTAATAACTTCAATAACAATGAAGACAGGAGGGGCTCTTATGTGTGTAAACATGACAGTGTAGTCTGCTGAGGAGGTTAAGGGGGGAGGGACGCATGGCAAGTTGCCGAAGTGAACCCACTGACCCACCCGCCCCACGCGCTCAGCACGGGCCGCTGTGCTGGGGCCAAGTTCGGCGCTGGAGTGAGTCGCTGTAGAGCTGACTTGCCAACCCTGAAACCATCGCACATTTCTAAGATCATTCAGAGTGTCAAAGCCAAACAAACCGGTCCCCCTAGAATTGCCTTGCGAAACCACTTTCAGGTCATCGTACGTAGGTCGGCCAAACTTTTTCTAAACACGTGTCTTTCTCAAGACACCTATTATAAAGGTTGGATATAATATTACTGCAATGGTACCATAAAGTACTGTAAAATGAACTGATTAGTATCACGGGTTTGCCCAAGAGTTTGGAAATGATTATTTAGATCTGCTGCCACCACCAGGGGGAATGCTGAACTACTTCTTCAGCTTAGTGatgcaaaaaacaacatgaaaggaaaaaatgttttattgaaacaAATATCATGTCCCAGTCCCTTAAAGGTGTTGACAGAGAAAGCATGCTTTTGGGCTTACACCTGGATTTCTTCTTTCCAAAGCCTACTTTATTCATTCTTTACAGCAGCTTGTATGTAGAGAAATGAAAAACCTATACAACAGGTCATTTTGGCACAATCAGCTCATACAGTTTTTCTGTGCTGGCATATTGATATAACATcccaataaagaaaaaaaaaaacctcattcACAATGGAGCTTGACAACAATAGATGTGTACAAAAATGTTTTCAGAAAATATAGGCCTATTTCGATGCAACTTTTCTTGTTGAGAGTTGCAGCTGTGTGTGCTGTTCCTCAAACCTGCCACCACTGGACAGGGGATTGATGTAGTGTCTCATATGTCCTAACCTTCCAGTACCCTAGAATATAAAATACCCATCTAATCTAAAGCATAGGAGACTTTCACGAACATGGGACTAAAAAGGAATTAAGATTTCCACAgtttttaatcaaacacagaTGTTTCCTTTTCCATTTGGTAGAGCACAGTGTTCACGTAACACTTTGGTAGTATACATGCTGGTCAAAGCTATGTCTTGCATGCCAATTCAGTTTCTAATCTCTGCACCGTCAATGTCACAATTCAAAGATTGTTCTTTGTAACATAGGTCATTATGCATGCACCCTGATGGACAAAGAAACCCCAGGTAACAGCAAGATAAGGTGCTGATCTTTATATTCACACAAAATGTAGCACTGACTAAACCAGCCCCATTTTCTATAGCATTTCTGTCACTAGGCTGTTTGGAAAGAGCTTTAGAAAAAGCAATACTTTGTATGTCCTCTTTGTCACATCTGGAAAGGCAAAATTGGCCGGCAGTTCCTCTGAGACCTTAAGGAGCAGTCCAACCATTGTGATGGCTTCATCTTAACAGTCGTCCCAACAGACAATAGTGGGTTTACATCTGAAACTATAATTAGAATGATTTCAGCAGAATCAACACAGATATCTGAAAACTATAGTTCctaaaataataatctaaagatgtttagttttttttttttaattaaaataattatttgtattatgaAATAAATGGAAACACAGAAATGATTATGTCAGAAAACGTGGAATAAAGATTGCTACAAAAGCTACaacaaactaaaccagaagGGTGAAATTAAGAGCTAAGTATTTATTATAGCATCTTGCCttgaaccaaaatgatgaacctTAACTAACTACCACTGTTCGAATGTGACCAAAGAACAAGTACAGCTTGTTAAAATTAGGTGGTCAGTTTAAAGCTCAGTAAATGGAAACGTCCCTCATTAAGACATCTGCACATAATTGAGAAAAAAGGCCAAGCACACAGGCCTTCTTCTTGCTGTGTGCATTTAAAGCAAGGATTTGATTAAATCAACAGTAATTTCTGTCCCtctttaaaagagaaaaaagaatgCCAATACAATGACAATTCCATGGACAAGGCAGCTTCTGAGAAAAATACTGGCTGACATTCAAGATGAGAGGGAAAGCACAGACAGTTTTTAAGTACTGATACTGAGGAGTGTGGAGCAGACTCACCCCCCaaataagtcaaaataaataGTGGAACCAGAGAAATTAATTCATTACATACATCACAACCATTTGTTTAACTGatgtttcattatattttataaactCAAAAGTTGATTTTGGTGCACAATCTTTCAATTTCAAAAAGCGTCTCATTCTCTCCAGTTTTAAAGATTGTATACTTCACAAAAATTGTGTAGGTTTGAATCCTTTACCACTGTGCACTAAATGCAGGCTGGGATGCATTGTAACTACCTGATGGGTCTGACCATTACAGCCAGATGATCCATCAaaagagaacaaaaaaaaagatgaaggtGTCCAGTTTATTGCCCACAAGAGCCTTCAGCCCTGATGAGGCCACATTCCCTTCATGGCGTCTCTCATGAGAGGATTTTCAAAGGAAAACAGAATCCATGTAGAAACTCTTAAAGTTGCTGTTGATCATATTCGGCAATAAGTTTCTTAATATGTGCCAGTTTGTTGTGTAGATATTCACAGCGGTTCTTCTCTTGACTATAGTTGGGATTAGtctgaaaaaaaattgaacagTTTCCCTTATTATAGTTATAGACTTTAAACAGACTAATGTAGTTTTATGTGTAGGCTTACCTTTTTGATTTTATGATACTCTTGAAGAATCTGATTATGGATTGTCTGCAAAAATAGTAAGGACTGTTGTATGATACATGCATGAtgttaagtatttcatttgtgtATAACAAAGGAAATGCACCTTGTACTTGTCTGTGCCTTGCTGGAGCTGTTTCAGCTCATTGTCCAGCACTGTGAACTGCCGTGTGATGCCCTCTATCCGAGCATGCAGGCccctgtactctgtgtattctgcattgaaatcatttttatacttttggcGCTGTTCGGGAGTGCCAATCACTGTATACTTCCTAAAGTAAGAACgaaaaaaattgtaaataaaaaaaaaaaaaaaaaaaaaagcacatagTTACAATATACATCACATTACTTACAATAAATAGTCAGCCACTTCAGGGGTTGACAACGGAATACTGGTAATGTTGCACATTCCATTAATATCTGGAAAAATAATGGAAATAAgattaaaccaaaaaaacatatcacaCCAGCATTGCATTTAGTAGATTTATCATCCACTCTGTAGATCCAAAACTCAACAGCAGGGGTCTCCAGATACCCCcagagggccagatttggtgaggtgaaaaTGTGTGGGGCCCAACCAGTggcctgatcattctttgaactattaatattaaatgcaaattaaatgtTCACccttcatatttataatctgtgtatcattcattttgtatttgaaaggtgaaagtcatttgcaataaaaagcaaaaaaaaaaaaaaaaaagttaaactggttttgataatcacaataaaataaattttagataaataaatacgattttagaatttattcacctcagaaaGCAACAAATAACTTGCCTGCACCAATGCGAagggtgaaactgagatctgaCTGTGGAAAATAGGCCGGGTCTGGCTCAAAGACTGTGGTTTTGATGCACAAAACATCACGCAAAATGTCTCGCAGGTGACAGTCAGTTAGTTTTGTCCTCTCAAGGTTCTTATTAAAGTTCATGACCGAGAATGTcaacaaacaaactcagcattttcttagcaaaagtttgaatttctttaaacctgtcctTATCCAGTTGACAATAAAAGTTAGTGAGAAGCTacgggccagtggaaatttgtacacgggccacaattggcccctgggccggactttgggtatgcctgaTCTAGTCAATATTACAACTGGACATTGGAAAAAGCACTGTCCTTGCAATGTTTCTGATaccactgaaaaaaacaggctcacctgtgcttcTGTGTGGAATACTGTTGCTCTTCAGGGTGTCAGGACTCGCCTCACATGGTCTGGGCTCAGGCTCTCGTTCCTCATAAACTTTCCTCTGCTTCTCCTTTTCTTGAGTCTTTTCTTTTGCCCTTTCTCGGTCTTTGGTCTTGTCTTTATCTTTATGTTTTTTGGACTTCTTTTTTGACTTGTTGACTAAGGAGGTAGGACTCTGGTCCCGAGCCACATTCAGGACGTTGTGTCCAGGGGAAGACGTGCTGATGCTGGGGGTGGACATCGCTACTGGGCCCAAGGAGTGGGAAGGTGCAGGACACAGTCTCTCGGCGCTTTCATGAGAGTCACAATCACGGCCGTTATGGCTGGAGTCGTTACTGACATCCGAAAGTGCTTCAAATGGGCGAGGGATGTCCAGCGCTGGCAGGGGCTGGGTGCTGGACGTTACACCAGAGTccgacaaagaaacagacacaGACTGGACTTCTGCTTTCCCATTGGATGAGCCCAGTCGACCATTCACAGGGGCTGTTGCAGCCTTGTTGGCGAGGTGTGATATTCTAGGCTTTTTGTTGACTAGGGGGTCAATGAAGTCAGCAGCTGGTCGTTTCTGGGAGGGGAAATTCTTTGTGAGCAAATACAAGAACATGAAGAAAATTAAAGTATAACCCTGGCATTACACTGGATACGCTCTGCAGCTCACCTCCACACAGGGCAGTGGAGCAATGAGGGACTCAAGTGGAGCATGGATGGGGCTTTATATGATAAAATATATAAGGGCATTTGAGGGTaatcataaaaacaccagagcACTGACCAACTACCAAACACTTGCAGAAGTGCTCTAGTGGGAAAATTATACATGCAATGATACACTGTGAATCAAGAACCAGGTAACTCACCTGAGACGGTGAACTACTGGGCTGCTCTTTGGGTGGGCTCTCCGGTGGCAGGGGCTGCGTCTGCTTCCTAAAACAGGTCAAAACACATTGATTTCtatacatttattcaaaagTATAATTATCAGTATTATTTTACTAAAGTCATGCTGATGGCAAGAGATTAAAGTTTCACATTTACCATGGTTTGCCATGGTTTCATGTCAAGTACCGTGCTATGCAATGAATGAGGAAAACTAAAATGACAAACAATACAGCTCACTTTGGATTGTttcatcaaaaaacattcaGGCATGTAACAGATCATAATAGATTTATTAGGATCCCCTGCACTGTGAGCTCAGTTGTTGTCACAGCTGATGTCATTATCAGTAGAGGGCAGTTGGCTACACCATGTCTCATCACAACCCCACCCTGCTGCGTAGAGCTGTGCGTCTGTGTCAAGAAgttggagaggagcaggaccaagCTCCAGACATGAGATGGCAGTGTGAGCTGAACCTTGGACTGGTGCCACCTCACAAACAGATCAGCATGTGCTGGAACACTGTTGCATCATGAGCGTTCCACAGTGTTGCTGTGCTACTCTGCGTGACTGACTGCATTAGCTCTAAAAGTATGGAGGAGCTGCAAAGGGGGAGGTGGTATTAAGTAGGTGGTTTGAGCCTGTGAGCTGATAAACTGACCAAAAGTTCAAAGTACAGAAAACAGCACACAAACCAGCAAGAAAAATGTACAAGCGTGGAGCACTTTTGAGATGCATTGGAAATAATACTTAAATATTACCCTGGGATATATGATCATTGAACCATAAATGGTTCAATCCCCTAAAAAATATTGTCTttataatatttagattttagtcTGATAAACACTGAAGAAAAGCagtcttgactttttttttatttaagggcttagaaaacaacattttcaactggaAAGAAGCCCAGCATTTCCTGCTGTCAACAAATAGGGGACTTCAGCACAGTGCTGTTTTGTAGGTGAATGGTTTCTACAGTGTTTGCAAAGCCATGTTTAAACAGTCAAGAGTTTCATAATATCAAGActagaaaaatacaacattgcCATGTCCTTAGGGACATCCTCCACTATTAGAGCACCAGGCTTGTTCTACAACAACAACCAAGATAGTGAGACATTGAAATGCAAATACCTAAAGAGGATTCTCTTCAGAAGCTGTTGGTCTCCTTCTGTGTAACCGGGCCAGTCCTTCTGAatttctttataaataaagtccTTTAATGTGAAGGTGTTGTCCTTCACATTCAGATTAGCCACCTACAAAATGGTAAACAAATACAGTGGACAAGTTAGCGACTTAAAGCTCAACTGTCTGTGCAAGTGTAAACGCTTATAAACCTGTTGCAGGTGGCTATCCAGAGACTCCTTGTCTGATTGCGAGAGACCGTCTTTTTGCAATCTCAATATTAACTCTGGCTTCTTGTAAGGCTTAAGAGCCAAGAAGTGAACGAGCCGCTCCCGCAAAGGTCGGTGCTGCGTTGTGACCTTCTTCACATTTCCACTGGAGATGATCACAGGTCGAGAGGTTCTCCGTGAAGGAGCAATGTCAGAAAGACCAGGAGCCGGTTTCCGGATCTGAACTTTCTTACCTTTGAGACAGAAAACGTAATGTTAAACCATTTAACAATATTCAAACAATTTAACTAAAATTGTATATCAGTAACTGCTACAAGGTCTCTGGGTTATCCACATTTTAGACACTCGTTTCCATCTTAatcacaaaggaaaaaaaagcaaatatttaattttaatttgtgaaaagacagttgttgttttggtttattatGTGGAGAAATTACATATCTGATATGCTTTTACAATGAAGTGTCAAAATGAATTAATTGTTGACGGTCTGATTCTGCCAGTGCCTTTGCCTATTGCTACCCAGCTACACACCCAAATGAGTTTTAAGTTCAAAGCAGACCATATTGACAAAGAAGCAAAATTACAACATTGTCTTTGAAATGAAGTGGTGTGATTCCTTTAAAATTGTATGTAaagatttggggaaaaaaagtcaACATTTGCAAACAAAGATGTCCACTTACCCACATATCTCCCCCCAGGCTTGATGACAATGGCACTTCTGCTGCgagtctcctcctccacctgggCCATACTTTCTCTGGCCTTCTGGTAGGAATCGTCGGTGGCACATACCGTGATTTTGTCCTGTATCCCACCCAAACAGTCTAGCTGAATGCTCCCTTCACTGGTAAAAGAGATGGCAGCCATTTATCGCATGTGTTTTAGACATGTACAATTACAGACcattagtgtgtgtttttaagtgaAGTGGAACTGAATACTTAGGGAATGTGGAGTGAATTAAGAAATTTGTTTCAAGAGCACCACGCTTAAATGTCtgtcaaaatatttttcaactcTTTGAAGGAAGTACAAGACTATTGTTCCTGTTTTGTTGCTTCCCTCACTTCCACAGTGgcatttgtttttccatttacacttttacatacatttcatgtGCAAATTGTAATCAACAGAGTAAAATCCTATATTTTCAATAACCTAGAACATTTGTGAATTACTGAGAATTCTAAGCAAAGACataacataattattttttatgagTTCATTTTTATCTGAAGCTTTAATCTTCAGCTTGAAAAACTAGCACAGCTCAGAGTTCTGAGAAGCCCTTTACCTGGTGATGTACTGCTGAATGCAGTCGAAGCTGCCCTGGGGATTATCTCTGCCCACGTGAGACAGGTAAAAAGTAAACGTTTGTGCTTCACTAGAGGTTTCTGATCTTGGTATTGAGATTTTCtgttgacaaaaacacacatacaaaaaaaaaactttagctAGAAAATTAATAGACATCCAGTAACATTCCTGTAATGTGATTTAGGAATATCGTGTTGCATATAAAAACAATGTTTCGAGCATTGTAAAAAAGTGAACTTCTACATTTTGAATTTGCTCATCAGAGAAGGTATGCATGCAGTTTAACCAGGTGTGTCTTTTGGAAGAGTATCAGAAGGTAGCCACAATCCCTCAGCACTGCCAACCTCCACAAACCACAAACCACCATCATACAGTCACTATTCTTCTATAAACAGACAGACACTGCATCCCGGAATGTCCAAACTATAAATTTACTTCAATTATATATTctgcttttgtgttttcaggCTGAAAGGCAGCATCTGTCTATGGGAAGTAAAACGCTGTGCAGGACATTGGTGGTACTTTGGACATAAAAATGTGGTGTATACTTGCTCCTGTCCAGATCTACTTCAGACACGAAAAAGAGGTGTTACGTGTATGGGacataaaactgtataaactaGAACAAATGTAACAAAGGAAAACTGGACGACCAATCAGGAAGCTTTAGTCAAAGTCTCTTAATGCAAGTGG contains:
- the ell gene encoding RNA polymerase II elongation factor ELL, whose product is MAALKEEQCYGLSCGRVSNGSNVSVFHVKLTDSALRAFEGYQSGKVLSLRPLIRFNGNQGKISIPRSETSSEAQTFTFYLSHVGRDNPQGSFDCIQQYITSEGSIQLDCLGGIQDKITVCATDDSYQKARESMAQVEEETRSRSAIVIKPGGRYVGKKVQIRKPAPGLSDIAPSRRTSRPVIISSGNVKKVTTQHRPLRERLVHFLALKPYKKPELILRLQKDGLSQSDKESLDSHLQQVANLNVKDNTFTLKDFIYKEIQKDWPGYTEGDQQLLKRILFRKQTQPLPPESPPKEQPSSSPSQKRPAADFIDPLVNKKPRISHLANKAATAPVNGRLGSSNGKAEVQSVSVSLSDSGVTSSTQPLPALDIPRPFEALSDVSNDSSHNGRDCDSHESAERLCPAPSHSLGPVAMSTPSISTSSPGHNVLNVARDQSPTSLVNKSKKKSKKHKDKDKTKDRERAKEKTQEKEKQRKVYEEREPEPRPCEASPDTLKSNSIPHRSTDINGMCNITSIPLSTPEVADYLLKYTVIGTPEQRQKYKNDFNAEYTEYRGLHARIEGITRQFTVLDNELKQLQQGTDKYKTIHNQILQEYHKIKKTNPNYSQEKNRCEYLHNKLAHIKKLIAEYDQQQL